From Granulicella sp. WH15, the proteins below share one genomic window:
- the mutL gene encoding DNA mismatch repair endonuclease MutL: MGRIRILSDQVANQIAAGEVVERPASVVKELLENSLDAGATRIRVEVEGGGRKLIRIVDNGCGMVRDDALLAFERHATSKLRTSDDLLSIATLGFRGEALPSIASVSRLSLETRAAEDEAGTRVEIAGGNILNVEEAGLPVGTTIAIRDLFFNTPARRKFLKSESTELSHIAALVTHYALAQPTKHFELHSATQALLVAPAVANAGERLFQIFGRETAGLMIPTAAEMDFARAGLPEPPPWRREQDYQPPDPGFIRISGFVSKPELQKLNRNSIYVFVNGRLIRDRLVIHSLTEAYRNIIPPTSFPVVLLFLEMPPQEVDVNVHPAKTEVRFRQQSFVHDFIRDTVRTTLMQARPAASFAAALSGAPYAGASSSLLLDVSPMPGDPGEAVFSPSGAMGFGSESIPRREDAELFSLAAPVQPESPGHLAFQETISVGYEPARPAAVAAVVTSGVIENPTLASLSTLRPLGQIRDSFILAVNEEGLWIIDQHVAHERILFEKVMRERETEQVQRQYLLMPVLVELLPHQMVTFAAIADELALNGFEAEPFGPRTLAVKAAPVGLTGKELEHMLEDVLAGTEREQQTENADTRRRRIAASIACHAAVKINMPLERSKIEWLLAELGKTEYPTSCPHGRPIALRYSHREIERAFQRT, encoded by the coding sequence ATGGGCCGCATACGCATCCTCTCCGACCAGGTCGCCAACCAGATTGCCGCAGGCGAGGTGGTGGAGCGTCCGGCTTCGGTGGTCAAGGAGTTGCTCGAGAACTCGCTGGACGCGGGTGCGACGCGGATACGGGTGGAGGTCGAGGGCGGCGGGCGCAAGCTGATCCGCATCGTCGATAACGGCTGCGGCATGGTGCGGGACGACGCGCTGCTGGCCTTTGAGCGCCATGCGACCTCAAAGCTGCGGACCTCCGATGACCTGCTCTCGATTGCCACGCTGGGCTTTCGCGGGGAGGCGCTGCCGAGCATCGCCAGCGTCTCGCGGCTGTCCCTTGAGACTCGTGCCGCAGAGGATGAGGCAGGTACCCGCGTCGAGATCGCGGGCGGCAACATCCTCAACGTCGAAGAGGCCGGGCTGCCGGTGGGCACGACCATCGCGATTCGCGACCTGTTCTTCAACACCCCGGCGCGGCGCAAGTTTTTGAAGTCGGAGTCGACCGAGCTATCGCACATCGCGGCTCTGGTGACGCACTACGCGCTGGCCCAGCCGACCAAGCACTTCGAGCTGCACTCGGCCACGCAGGCCCTGCTGGTGGCTCCTGCCGTGGCCAACGCGGGCGAACGGCTCTTCCAGATCTTCGGGCGGGAGACGGCGGGGCTGATGATCCCGACCGCCGCCGAGATGGACTTTGCGAGGGCCGGGCTGCCCGAGCCTCCGCCCTGGCGGCGCGAACAGGACTACCAGCCGCCCGATCCGGGGTTCATACGGATCTCGGGGTTTGTCTCCAAGCCCGAGCTACAGAAGCTGAACCGGAACTCGATCTACGTCTTTGTGAACGGGCGTCTGATCCGCGACCGGCTGGTGATCCACTCGCTCACTGAGGCGTACCGCAACATCATTCCGCCCACGAGCTTCCCGGTGGTGCTGCTCTTCCTCGAGATGCCGCCGCAGGAGGTGGACGTGAACGTCCATCCGGCCAAGACCGAGGTGCGCTTCCGCCAGCAGAGCTTTGTGCATGACTTCATCCGCGACACGGTGCGGACGACGCTGATGCAGGCGCGTCCGGCGGCGAGTTTTGCGGCGGCGTTGAGCGGTGCTCCGTACGCCGGGGCCAGCTCCAGTTTGCTGCTCGACGTAAGCCCGATGCCGGGCGATCCGGGCGAGGCGGTGTTTTCGCCGAGCGGTGCGATGGGCTTCGGGTCGGAGTCGATTCCGCGCCGGGAGGATGCGGAGCTGTTCTCGCTGGCCGCGCCGGTGCAGCCCGAGTCGCCGGGACATCTGGCGTTTCAGGAGACGATCTCGGTAGGCTACGAGCCTGCGCGTCCGGCAGCGGTAGCGGCGGTGGTGACCAGTGGCGTCATCGAGAACCCGACGCTGGCCTCGCTCTCCACTTTGAGGCCGCTGGGGCAGATCCGTGATTCGTTCATCCTGGCGGTGAACGAGGAAGGTCTGTGGATCATCGACCAGCATGTGGCCCACGAGCGGATTCTCTTCGAGAAGGTGATGCGCGAGCGCGAGACCGAGCAGGTGCAGCGGCAGTATCTGCTGATGCCGGTTCTGGTGGAACTGCTGCCGCACCAGATGGTGACCTTCGCGGCCATCGCCGACGAGCTGGCGCTGAATGGCTTCGAGGCTGAGCCATTTGGCCCGCGGACGCTGGCCGTCAAGGCGGCTCCGGTGGGGCTGACGGGCAAAGAGCTGGAGCACATGCTCGAAGACGTGCTGGCCGGAACCGAGCGCGAGCAGCAGACCGAGAACGCCGATACCCGGCGGCGGCGGATCGCGGCGAGCATCGCCTGCCACGCGGCGGTGAAAATCAATATGCCGCTCGAGCGATCCAAGATAGAATGGTTGCTGGCCGAACTAGGAAAAACCGAGTATCCGACGAGCTGTCCGCATGGCCGGCCCATCGCGTTACGGTATTCTCATAGAGAGATAGAACGAGCCTTTCAACGAACCTGA
- the pyk gene encoding pyruvate kinase, with protein sequence MTSSNSESSKSKAIFPVLDRRAKIVATLGPASSTVPVFRELVRAGLDVARLNFSHGSHAQKAELIRMVRQVAQEEGKPICILADLQGPKIRTGKLVDHKPVLLVEGEHLTITPEEIEGTKERVGTTFKTLAENLEPGSRILLSDGLIELRVVELRGTDTVCEIVNGGMLGENKGINLPGIAVNVPSLTEKDEEDLIFAIGEGVDTVAVSFVRTADDVRHVKNRLAALKSDAWVIAKLEKPQAIEHLDSILEVADAIMVARGDLGVEVPPEKVPAIQKHIIKRAAEYRKPVITATQMLESMIDNPRPTRAEASDVANAIYDGTDAVMLSAESAAGKYPVQAIAMMAKIVSETEDQIRRDPPPMYKVKRKVQLSIQETICESMAHAVGEIDVTAIALFTETGSTARLLSKYKPDTPIFALSPFPAVVNRAMLLWGTYPILCDRFKDTDRLVYMADEILRTAGHVRVKQVLGIVAGTQINSGGTNFMRLHTVGESGFMPK encoded by the coding sequence ATGACAAGTTCGAACTCAGAGTCTTCGAAATCCAAAGCAATCTTCCCGGTTCTCGACCGGCGCGCCAAGATTGTTGCGACCCTTGGCCCAGCCTCCAGCACGGTTCCCGTCTTCCGGGAGCTGGTGCGGGCCGGGCTCGACGTGGCGCGGCTCAACTTCTCCCACGGCAGCCACGCCCAGAAGGCGGAGCTGATCCGCATGGTGCGGCAGGTGGCGCAGGAAGAGGGCAAGCCCATCTGTATCCTGGCCGATTTGCAGGGGCCGAAGATCCGCACCGGCAAGCTGGTCGATCACAAGCCCGTGCTGCTGGTCGAAGGCGAGCACCTGACGATTACGCCCGAAGAGATCGAGGGCACCAAGGAGCGCGTGGGAACGACCTTCAAGACGCTGGCCGAGAACCTCGAGCCGGGCTCGCGCATTCTGCTCTCAGACGGCCTGATCGAGCTGCGCGTGGTCGAGCTGCGCGGCACCGACACGGTCTGCGAGATCGTGAACGGCGGGATGCTGGGCGAGAATAAGGGCATCAACCTGCCGGGGATCGCGGTGAACGTGCCGTCGCTGACCGAGAAGGACGAAGAGGATCTGATCTTCGCCATCGGTGAGGGCGTGGACACGGTGGCGGTCTCGTTCGTGCGCACGGCTGACGATGTGCGCCATGTGAAGAACCGGCTGGCGGCGCTGAAGTCGGATGCGTGGGTGATCGCGAAGCTGGAGAAGCCGCAGGCGATCGAGCACCTGGACTCGATTCTGGAAGTGGCTGATGCCATCATGGTCGCGCGCGGCGACCTGGGCGTCGAGGTGCCGCCCGAGAAGGTTCCGGCGATCCAGAAGCACATCATCAAGCGTGCGGCGGAGTATCGCAAGCCGGTGATTACGGCGACGCAGATGCTGGAGTCGATGATCGATAACCCGCGGCCCACGCGGGCGGAGGCGTCGGACGTCGCCAACGCGATCTACGACGGTACCGATGCGGTGATGCTCTCGGCCGAGAGCGCGGCGGGCAAGTACCCGGTGCAGGCGATTGCGATGATGGCCAAGATCGTTAGCGAGACCGAGGACCAGATTCGTCGCGACCCGCCGCCGATGTACAAGGTGAAGCGTAAGGTGCAGCTCTCGATCCAGGAGACGATCTGCGAGAGCATGGCGCACGCGGTCGGCGAGATCGACGTGACGGCGATTGCTCTGTTCACTGAGACGGGAAGCACGGCGCGGCTGCTCTCAAAGTACAAGCCGGATACCCCGATCTTCGCGCTGTCGCCGTTCCCGGCGGTCGTCAACCGGGCGATGCTGCTGTGGGGCACGTACCCGATTCTCTGCGACCGCTTCAAGGATACGGACCGGCTGGTGTACATGGCCGACGAGATCCTGCGCACGGCCGGACACGTCCGGGTCAAGCAGGTGCTGGGGATCGTGGCGGGAACGCAGATCAACTCGGGCGGCACCAACTTTATGCGGCTGCATACGGTGGGCGAGTCCGGCTTCATGCCGAAGTAG
- a CDS encoding YihY/virulence factor BrkB family protein, giving the protein MRGPLELKPWLRLARACHRAALLALRHDCLNLSQSAAYSAIIALFPALIVTAALVALLPDAGPVRMQLGPLFDRILPAEVSEALTPYFAVSHTSHSTRALVLAGVVSLMGASSVIATLMEGVRRANGLPMDCWTVWQRRGRAFLLVPLSLGPLILASGLVIFGHIIADWLSGYATEVRPMIFLVALVLRWLIAVAGVVGLTALIYHMGTPLKQHWLMTLPGACVSTAMWFLTTLVFGWYVTRFANYTQIYGSLGSGIALLVWLYLVFLSVLCGAEVNAAFFERSGQKS; this is encoded by the coding sequence ATGCGTGGTCCGCTCGAGCTGAAGCCGTGGCTGCGGCTGGCCAGGGCGTGCCACCGCGCGGCGCTGCTGGCGCTGCGGCACGACTGCCTGAACCTGTCGCAGTCGGCGGCCTACTCGGCCATCATCGCGCTGTTCCCGGCGCTGATCGTGACGGCTGCCCTGGTCGCGCTGCTGCCGGATGCGGGGCCGGTGCGGATGCAGTTGGGGCCGCTCTTCGACCGGATTCTTCCGGCTGAGGTAAGCGAGGCGCTGACGCCTTACTTCGCGGTCTCGCACACGTCGCACTCGACGCGGGCGCTGGTGCTGGCGGGGGTGGTGAGCCTGATGGGCGCGTCGAGCGTGATCGCCACGCTGATGGAGGGTGTGCGCCGGGCCAACGGACTGCCGATGGACTGCTGGACGGTGTGGCAGCGGCGTGGGCGGGCGTTTCTGCTGGTGCCTCTGTCGCTGGGGCCGCTGATCCTGGCCAGCGGGCTGGTAATTTTTGGTCACATCATCGCGGACTGGCTCTCGGGCTACGCGACCGAGGTGCGGCCGATGATCTTCCTGGTGGCTCTGGTGCTGCGCTGGCTGATCGCGGTGGCCGGGGTGGTGGGGCTTACGGCGCTGATCTACCACATGGGCACGCCGCTGAAGCAGCACTGGCTCATGACGCTGCCGGGAGCCTGCGTCTCGACGGCGATGTGGTTTCTGACGACGCTGGTCTTCGGCTGGTATGTGACGCGATTCGCCAACTATACGCAGATCTACGGCTCGCTGGGGTCGGGCATTGCGCTGCTGGTCTGGCTGTACCTGGTCTTTCTGAGTGTGCTCTGCGGGGCCGAAGTTAACGCGGCATTCTTTGAAAGGAGTGGTCAGAAATCATAA
- a CDS encoding thioredoxin family protein — MIHTRLKLAAILFTGLLTVGTGVLPPVQAQMAPVPPPAGRKHIYSETADPKADIAAALVQARKEHKRILLDFGGDWCGDCQVLDIYFHREPNAALLNNHFVLVHVYIGQMDKNLDVGAKYGVEIQKGVPALAVIDAHGKVLYSQAQSQFRTMRSMDPGSVSAFLNQWKG, encoded by the coding sequence ATGATTCATACAAGATTGAAGTTGGCGGCGATTCTTTTCACGGGTTTGCTGACCGTAGGCACGGGCGTGCTGCCCCCGGTGCAGGCACAGATGGCTCCGGTTCCGCCTCCCGCGGGGCGCAAGCACATCTACTCCGAGACGGCGGACCCGAAGGCCGATATCGCGGCGGCGCTGGTTCAGGCGCGCAAGGAGCACAAGCGCATCCTGCTGGACTTCGGCGGCGACTGGTGCGGCGACTGCCAGGTGCTGGATATCTACTTCCACCGCGAGCCTAACGCGGCGCTGCTGAACAACCACTTTGTGCTGGTACACGTCTACATCGGTCAGATGGATAAGAATCTGGACGTTGGGGCCAAGTATGGAGTCGAGATCCAGAAGGGCGTTCCGGCTCTCGCCGTCATCGACGCTCACGGCAAGGTGCTGTACTCGCAGGCGCAGAGCCAGTTCCGGACGATGCGCTCGATGGACCCTGGCTCGGTGAGCGCCTTCCTGAACCAGTGGAAGGGCTAG
- a CDS encoding acyl-CoA carboxylase subunit beta, with protein sequence MTQNVIESRLDSRSAKAVANKAALAALMAEVQAGEEEIRQGGGAKAAEAQRAKGRLTARERLALLLDEGSELLELGLWAAHGMYQEYGGAPGAGVVVGLGRVGGRLCMVVANDATVKAGAFFPMTAKKVLRAQAIALENRIPTLYLVDSSGVFLPLQEEVFPDQDDFGRVFRNNAVMSSLGVPQMTAIMGMCVAGGAYLPVMTDTVLMTEGSGLFLAGPALVQAAIGQKTDPEELGGAAMHAEISGTVDFKEPNDHLCLVRLRSLVGKIGTRPEAPFSRVAFDAKRDKPLYAAEDLYGLLDPAPGASNVYDVREVIARLLDRSEFDEYKADFGRTLVCGYGRIGGRAVGIVANQKTNQVTTMATGPMAGQKRVEVGGVIYTEGAQKAARFIMDCNQNLVPLIFLHDVNGFMVGKDAEWSGIIRAGAKMVSAVSTSVVPKISVIVGGSFGAGHYAMCGKAYDPRFLFAWPTARYAVMGGAAAANTLAEVKARQLEREGKAVSAEVRKALWEEIKAGYDAAADPRYGAARLWVDAIIDPAKTREVLMTALEACALNPEVGRFNVGILQT encoded by the coding sequence ATGACGCAGAACGTGATTGAGAGCAGGCTGGATAGCCGCTCGGCAAAGGCTGTTGCGAACAAGGCGGCTCTGGCGGCGCTGATGGCCGAGGTACAGGCTGGCGAAGAGGAGATCCGGCAGGGTGGAGGAGCTAAAGCCGCCGAGGCGCAGCGGGCCAAGGGGCGTCTGACGGCGCGGGAGCGGCTGGCGCTGCTGCTCGATGAGGGGAGCGAGCTGCTGGAGCTGGGGTTGTGGGCGGCGCACGGGATGTACCAGGAGTACGGCGGCGCGCCCGGCGCGGGGGTGGTCGTGGGGCTGGGACGGGTGGGCGGCAGGCTGTGCATGGTCGTCGCGAACGATGCTACCGTGAAGGCCGGGGCGTTCTTTCCCATGACCGCCAAGAAGGTGCTGCGGGCGCAGGCGATTGCGCTTGAGAACCGGATTCCTACGCTCTATCTGGTGGATTCGAGCGGGGTCTTTCTGCCGTTGCAGGAGGAGGTCTTTCCCGATCAGGATGACTTTGGCCGGGTCTTCCGCAACAACGCCGTGATGAGTTCGCTGGGCGTGCCGCAGATGACGGCGATCATGGGGATGTGCGTCGCGGGCGGGGCGTACCTGCCGGTGATGACCGATACCGTGCTGATGACCGAGGGTTCGGGGCTGTTTCTGGCCGGACCCGCGCTGGTGCAGGCGGCGATCGGGCAGAAGACGGACCCCGAAGAGTTGGGCGGCGCGGCGATGCACGCGGAGATCTCGGGCACGGTGGACTTCAAGGAGCCGAACGACCATCTGTGTCTGGTTCGGTTGCGGTCGCTGGTGGGCAAGATCGGCACGCGGCCCGAGGCTCCGTTCTCGCGTGTGGCCTTTGATGCGAAACGGGATAAGCCGCTCTACGCGGCGGAGGATCTGTATGGGCTGCTCGATCCGGCTCCGGGCGCGAGCAACGTGTATGACGTGCGCGAGGTGATCGCGCGCCTCCTCGACCGCAGCGAGTTCGACGAGTACAAGGCCGACTTCGGGCGGACGCTGGTGTGCGGGTACGGGCGCATCGGCGGGCGGGCGGTGGGGATCGTGGCCAACCAGAAGACCAACCAGGTGACCACGATGGCGACCGGGCCGATGGCGGGGCAGAAGCGCGTCGAGGTGGGCGGGGTCATCTACACGGAGGGCGCGCAGAAGGCGGCGCGGTTCATTATGGACTGCAATCAGAACCTTGTCCCGCTGATCTTTCTGCACGACGTCAACGGCTTCATGGTGGGCAAGGATGCGGAGTGGTCGGGGATCATCCGGGCGGGGGCGAAGATGGTTTCGGCGGTTTCGACCAGCGTAGTGCCGAAGATCTCGGTGATCGTGGGCGGCAGCTTCGGCGCGGGGCACTATGCGATGTGCGGGAAGGCTTACGATCCGCGATTTTTGTTTGCGTGGCCCACAGCCCGGTATGCCGTGATGGGCGGGGCGGCGGCGGCGAACACTCTGGCGGAGGTGAAGGCCCGGCAGCTCGAGCGGGAGGGGAAGGCTGTCTCGGCGGAGGTGCGCAAGGCGCTGTGGGAGGAGATCAAGGCGGGCTACGATGCGGCGGCGGACCCTCGGTATGGGGCGGCGCGGCTGTGGGTGGACGCGATCATCGACCCGGCGAAGACCCGGGAGGTGTTGATGACGGCTCTCGAGGCTTGCGCGCTGAACCCGGAGGTCGGGCGGTTCAATGTGGGAATCTTGCAGACCTGA
- the pncA gene encoding bifunctional nicotinamidase/pyrazinamidase produces MHINQSTDALLLIDLQPDFMPGGALAVTDGDQILPAVHQLAEKFQHVILTQDWHPEGHISFASSHPGAAPFTQIHAPYGAQTLWPDHCLIDSPGAQLHPALRIPHVEMILRKGFRKEIDSYSAFLENDHITPTGLAGYLHERGLKRLFIAGLAYDFCVRYSAEDGTRLSFECLVLEDACRPVALPHSVDETNHSFASLDVRRIATASL; encoded by the coding sequence ATGCACATCAACCAATCCACCGACGCGCTCCTCCTCATCGACCTCCAGCCCGACTTCATGCCCGGCGGCGCACTGGCCGTAACCGACGGCGACCAGATCCTCCCCGCCGTCCACCAGCTCGCCGAGAAGTTCCAGCACGTCATCCTCACCCAGGACTGGCACCCCGAGGGCCACATCTCCTTCGCCAGTTCGCACCCCGGAGCCGCGCCCTTCACCCAGATCCATGCCCCCTACGGTGCCCAGACCCTCTGGCCCGATCACTGCCTCATCGACAGCCCCGGTGCCCAACTCCACCCTGCCCTGCGGATTCCCCACGTCGAGATGATCCTGCGCAAGGGCTTCCGCAAGGAGATCGACAGCTACTCCGCCTTCCTCGAGAACGACCACATCACCCCGACCGGGCTGGCCGGATACCTGCACGAGCGCGGCCTGAAGCGCCTCTTCATCGCCGGGCTGGCCTATGACTTCTGCGTCCGCTACTCAGCCGAAGACGGCACCCGCCTCAGCTTCGAGTGCCTGGTCCTCGAAGACGCCTGCCGCCCAGTGGCCCTGCCGCACTCGGTGGACGAGACTAACCACTCCTTCGCCAGCCTGGACGTCCGCCGCATCGCCACCGCATCCCTGTAG
- a CDS encoding efflux transporter outer membrane subunit: protein MNPVLLSQVSLKQPSRLRDLPRWCVLSASALLLSGCMVGPKYTKPAVSLAPTTSPATQPANQYDQYKETDPNWHQANPADAALKGEWWTIFNDPQLTALEVQVPKTNQTLRAAEANFRTARAQIKINHADLYPTLGVAPFVGGERESNSRPYFNPPSPNNGLADLLVPVDFNYEVDLWGRIRRNIAASKEETQASAADLANVLLSLQTELALDYFEVRSADAAKKLLDDTVQQYVEALRVTTNRFEGGITSKADVSQAETQLQAAMVQASDIAATRAQFEHAIAILTGQPPAVFSLPPVVATIAPPSIPVGLPSELLERRPDIAAAERRINEANERIGIARAAYFPTLNLSAAAGFEGSSATNLFNRSSFIYSLGPTLGETFFDAGRRAGISQQAYAQYDETAAQYRQTALTAFQQVEDNLVLLRVLADEAKQQHAATAAAQEAEQIFNNRYVGGVDNYLQVITAQTTALNNERNEIDIMRRRMDASVLLIKALGGGWTTAQLPTY, encoded by the coding sequence ATGAACCCGGTCCTTCTGAGCCAGGTCTCTCTGAAGCAGCCCTCTCGCCTGCGGGATCTGCCGCGCTGGTGCGTCCTCTCGGCCTCTGCCCTGCTGCTCAGCGGCTGCATGGTCGGGCCTAAGTACACCAAGCCTGCGGTCTCGCTGGCTCCGACGACCTCGCCAGCGACCCAGCCTGCCAATCAGTACGACCAGTACAAGGAGACCGACCCTAACTGGCATCAGGCCAATCCCGCTGACGCTGCCCTGAAGGGCGAGTGGTGGACGATCTTCAACGATCCCCAACTGACGGCGCTCGAGGTGCAGGTTCCCAAGACCAACCAGACGCTGCGCGCTGCCGAGGCCAACTTTCGCACGGCCCGGGCGCAGATCAAGATCAACCATGCGGACCTGTACCCGACGCTTGGGGTAGCTCCGTTTGTCGGGGGTGAACGCGAGTCAAACTCCCGGCCCTACTTCAATCCGCCCAGCCCGAACAACGGTCTCGCCGACCTGCTGGTGCCGGTCGATTTCAACTATGAGGTCGATCTCTGGGGCCGTATCCGGCGCAACATCGCGGCCTCCAAGGAGGAGACGCAGGCTTCGGCGGCTGATCTGGCCAACGTACTGCTCTCGCTCCAGACCGAGCTGGCGCTGGATTACTTTGAGGTCCGCAGCGCCGACGCGGCCAAGAAGCTGCTCGACGACACGGTTCAACAGTATGTCGAGGCACTGCGCGTGACGACCAACCGCTTTGAGGGCGGCATCACCTCCAAGGCCGACGTCTCACAGGCCGAGACGCAGCTCCAGGCCGCCATGGTGCAGGCCTCCGACATCGCGGCGACGCGCGCGCAGTTTGAGCACGCGATTGCGATCCTGACCGGCCAGCCGCCCGCTGTCTTTTCACTGCCGCCGGTTGTGGCGACGATTGCCCCGCCGAGCATCCCGGTCGGCCTGCCCTCCGAGCTGCTGGAGCGCCGCCCCGACATCGCCGCCGCCGAGCGACGGATCAACGAGGCCAACGAGCGCATCGGCATCGCGCGCGCGGCTTACTTTCCCACGCTGAACCTCTCGGCTGCCGCCGGTTTCGAGGGCTCCTCGGCCACTAACCTCTTCAATCGCTCCAGCTTCATCTACTCGCTGGGGCCGACGCTGGGCGAGACCTTCTTCGACGCTGGACGCCGCGCGGGCATCTCCCAGCAGGCCTACGCGCAGTACGACGAGACGGCCGCGCAGTACCGGCAGACGGCGCTGACGGCCTTCCAGCAGGTGGAGGACAACCTGGTCCTGCTGCGGGTGCTGGCCGACGAGGCCAAGCAGCAGCACGCCGCCACAGCCGCCGCGCAGGAGGCCGAGCAGATCTTCAACAATCGCTACGTGGGCGGCGTGGATAACTACCTTCAGGTGATTACGGCGCAGACCACGGCGCTGAACAACGAGCGCAACGAGATCGACATTATGCGTCGGCGGATGGACGCCTCGGTGCTGCTGATTAAGGCGCTCGGCGGCGGCTGGACGACGGCGCAGCTCCCGACTTACTAG
- a CDS encoding efflux RND transporter periplasmic adaptor subunit gives MSESQYSAAANPSHPIPDATYTEKPTYLDAHGVDTGKPPAPSGGISRWLWIILAILAILLAAAIVSGILSRRHDETKLETVTKEGSVPTVSVMHPISSRLAPEISLPGSAQAYVDTPIYARTNGYLKSWHYDIGAHVRKGQLLAVIETPELDQQLQVAEAQLKSAQANLDLANITSTRYQGLLKTNSVSKQETDQAMSDAAAKQAAVEAAMAGVRRLEQLQSFEKIYAPFDGVITARNTDVGQLITGGIDTGNAARELFHLAEIHTIRVFVPVPQAYAAAVKDGGAATLTLDEYPGRTFVGRIARNSSAIDPSSRTLNVEVDVDNPKAELLPGAYVTVHFKVADHGEVLTIPSNTLIFRSQGLQVAVVRDGKVALTPIKVSRDAGAFVEISAGITASDLIVLDPSDSIASGQQVTTRERKVELPTQKAAK, from the coding sequence ATGAGTGAGTCCCAGTACAGCGCAGCCGCCAATCCCAGCCATCCCATTCCGGACGCGACATACACCGAGAAGCCTACCTACCTCGACGCTCACGGCGTGGACACCGGCAAGCCTCCCGCCCCCAGCGGCGGCATCAGCCGCTGGCTCTGGATCATTCTGGCGATCCTGGCCATTCTGCTGGCGGCTGCGATCGTCTCCGGCATTCTCTCGCGCAGGCACGATGAGACCAAGCTGGAGACGGTGACGAAGGAAGGCTCGGTTCCGACCGTCTCGGTGATGCACCCGATCTCGTCGCGGCTGGCTCCGGAGATCTCGCTCCCCGGAAGCGCCCAGGCCTACGTGGATACGCCGATCTACGCGCGCACCAACGGCTATCTGAAGAGCTGGCACTACGATATCGGCGCGCACGTGCGCAAGGGGCAGTTGCTGGCGGTCATCGAGACGCCGGAGTTGGATCAGCAACTCCAGGTGGCCGAGGCGCAGCTCAAGAGCGCGCAGGCCAACCTCGATCTGGCCAACATCACCTCCACCCGCTACCAGGGGCTGCTCAAGACCAACTCGGTCTCGAAGCAGGAGACCGACCAGGCGATGAGCGACGCCGCCGCCAAGCAGGCTGCGGTAGAGGCAGCGATGGCCGGGGTTCGCCGTCTGGAGCAGCTACAGAGCTTCGAGAAGATCTATGCTCCGTTCGACGGTGTCATCACGGCCCGCAATACGGACGTGGGTCAGTTGATTACGGGTGGCATCGACACGGGCAATGCGGCCCGCGAGCTCTTCCATCTGGCTGAGATCCACACCATCCGCGTCTTTGTGCCGGTTCCGCAGGCGTACGCGGCGGCGGTCAAGGATGGAGGCGCTGCGACCCTGACCCTCGATGAGTATCCGGGCCGCACCTTCGTGGGCAGGATCGCCCGCAATTCGAGCGCGATCGACCCTTCCTCGCGCACGCTCAACGTGGAGGTGGACGTCGATAACCCGAAGGCGGAGCTGCTGCCGGGCGCGTACGTCACGGTTCACTTCAAGGTCGCCGACCACGGCGAGGTGCTGACGATCCCGTCGAATACGCTCATCTTCCGCTCGCAGGGCTTGCAGGTCGCTGTGGTTCGCGACGGCAAGGTGGCGCTGACGCCGATCAAGGTCTCGCGTGATGCCGGTGCGTTCGTGGAGATCTCCGCCGGAATCACTGCCTCGGATCTGATCGTGCTCGATCCCTCCGATTCGATCGCCTCGGGCCAGCAGGTCACCACCCGGGAGCGCAAGGTGGAGCTGCCGACCCAGAAGGCCGCCAAATGA